A region of Terriglobales bacterium DNA encodes the following proteins:
- a CDS encoding metal-dependent hydrolase gives MDLQGLKVTWLGHSCVRIETTSGSIILIDPWCKHNPACPEKEKDIKAVDLIMVTHGHSDHMGDVVEIAKKHKPVVIGIFELCAWFGRKGVEKLQPMNKGGSQTVAGVRITMVHALHSSGVEDEGQTIYAGDPCGYVLEFDNGLKIYHAGDTAVFSDMQIIHDLYKPDLALLPIGDHFTMGPREATYACRLLRPKAVIPIHHGTFPMLTGTPAEFKHLASDLGIEIIELKPGETLG, from the coding sequence ATGGATCTTCAAGGTCTCAAAGTCACCTGGCTGGGACACTCCTGTGTTCGTATTGAAACCACCAGCGGGAGCATCATCCTCATTGATCCCTGGTGTAAACACAACCCTGCCTGTCCGGAAAAAGAAAAAGACATTAAGGCGGTGGACCTGATTATGGTGACGCATGGCCACTCCGATCACATGGGTGACGTGGTGGAAATCGCCAAGAAGCACAAGCCCGTGGTGATTGGGATCTTTGAGCTTTGTGCCTGGTTTGGGAGAAAGGGTGTCGAGAAGTTGCAGCCCATGAACAAGGGTGGCTCCCAGACCGTGGCCGGTGTCCGTATCACCATGGTGCACGCCTTACACTCTAGCGGCGTCGAGGATGAAGGGCAGACCATCTACGCCGGAGACCCCTGCGGCTATGTTCTCGAGTTCGACAATGGGCTGAAGATCTATCACGCGGGCGACACCGCCGTCTTCAGTGATATGCAGATCATTCACGATCTCTACAAACCCGATCTTGCCTTGCTGCCGATTGGGGACCACTTCACCATGGGACCGCGCGAGGCCACCTATGCCTGCCGCCTGCTGCGGCCCAAGGCGGTGATTCCCATTCATCACGGTACGTTCCCCATGCTGACCGGGACGCCTGC
- a CDS encoding DUF6714 family protein, giving the protein MADPDRSITDCHMHDKEAIAAQIALAFAAVEYPGDWCLKGGNEGDEPHLLEQEFKGKADWRVLAPAFLDQAPAGFASALSFFSDEAFRFYLPAYLIADIRGQLERSNPIFHLTHGLDETSRGERINPRRYGERTWFEHVRHRFAIFNQEQAAAIVAYLTLKRDEDDFERQHIDEALRNYWRDRAS; this is encoded by the coding sequence ATGGCCGATCCAGACCGCTCGATCACCGATTGTCATATGCACGACAAGGAAGCAATAGCCGCACAGATAGCCTTAGCGTTCGCCGCAGTGGAGTATCCAGGGGATTGGTGTCTCAAGGGCGGTAATGAGGGTGACGAGCCACACTTATTGGAGCAGGAGTTTAAGGGCAAAGCCGACTGGCGAGTCCTGGCCCCGGCGTTCCTGGATCAGGCGCCTGCCGGCTTTGCTTCAGCCCTGAGTTTTTTCTCAGACGAGGCGTTCCGTTTCTATCTGCCTGCTTACCTGATTGCCGACATTCGCGGTCAGTTGGAGCGAAGTAATCCTATCTTCCACTTGACGCATGGGCTGGATGAGACGTCGCGAGGCGAGCGAATCAACCCACGGAGATACGGCGAGCGGACGTGGTTTGAGCACGTTCGTCACAGGTTCGCCATATTTAACCAGGAGCAGGCAGCAGCGATTGTCGCCTATCTCACCTTAAAAAGAGACGAGGATGACTTTGAGCGTCAGCATATTGATGAGGCTCTCAGAAATTATTGGCGCGACCGGGCGTCCTAG